One Microcebus murinus isolate Inina chromosome 24, M.murinus_Inina_mat1.0, whole genome shotgun sequence genomic window, CTATTCATGTGTCCTTTTAATTAGACCCAGGACGTTTAGGTGATCCATGGATCTTCAGCTTGCGGGGGTAAATGAACGGTTAACTTTTTACAACAAGACATAAAGTTACGGCAGAAAGCCAACCACTGCCATCCTGGTGGACAACCCAAGAAACATCTGCCGGTAAGTACAGTGCAACCACGTATCTCTACTCCATCATTCCCAAACATAGCatttcctaaaggaaaaaaacaaacaaacaaaccacagaaaaggaaaatcagtcTTCATGAGGCTGAGAAACATCCTGGGCCTGTCTCCTTCCTGGTGCACAGCTGGTTGTTGAGGGGTTTATCTCCCGGGTATCATTCTCTCTCACCTCTTATCCCATCTCAGCGAGGCGGCTGAGTTTAGGGCCAACCAGAAAGGTTTGGGGGGAAGTAGGAATTTGGGTGGCTGAGCAGTGATATGTGTGTCATGAAATTTGCTCCCCTCTCTCAAGCTTTGGTGGAGCTTCAGGCCGTAGCAACAGGCGAGCAGGGTAAGAGCTGGAGACCACTCACCCACATCCCAGCCTCGCCCCCTGCCCCACGTTGGTGTCCCTCTGCTGGGCTTATACCCGTAGGGTTGTTAAGGGCCTCAGTCCTTGGGGAAAGGCCACTGTCATGTCCAGCCCCTTACCCACCGTCTTACCTGAAGGCAATGAGATCGCCAGGAAGAAGAGTAACCCGGGAAGATAGAGGCCCATGGTGGCGGAGGAGGGTGCAGACCTGGAACTCTGGGGCGTGGCTGCTGGGAACCTCCTTTGtcgagctgggctgggctgggtggggctggacgCTGGCCTTGCTCTTTCAGGAGGGTCAGACTGGGCAGGTCACAGGCCCCTGCAGAGTTTGAGGAAGAATAGTACTGGGCTTATCAGTGCTGCTGTACGAGAGGAAGGCACCCGGCAAAGACCGGAAGGTTTCCCACCTGCAGGATAGGACCAAAGAccaggatccttgagcccaggccCAAACACTTTCCCCTCTCAATTCAAATGTCTCTTGATATAAAAGTGGCAGGGAAAGCACCTGCTTTGTGTCTCCTTTCCTCTGGAGTCCCACTGAGAGCACAGGAGCCCGGAGGAGTGATGTCATAAAACGCAGGCTCAATTTAAGACTGAACAGGATATAAGTGAGAACTTCCTGTTGTGTTCCAAGAAACAGAGAGTCTCAAGGTCAACTGTTGGCCTGGCCTAGggaggtaccgtgtttccccgaaaataagccctacccataaaataagccctagcaggatttctaagcatttgcaaaatagaagccctac contains:
- the DEFB136 gene encoding defensin beta 136; this translates as MGLYLPGLLFFLAISLPSGNAMFGNDGVEIRGCTVLTGRCFLGCPPGWQWLAFCRNFMSCCKKLTVHLPPQAEDPWIT